GTCACCGTGGGGGAGGACCCGGAACTGTCGCCGGCCCTGGCCGAACTGGTCAAGGCGGCGCGCGAGGCCATGACGAACGCCGCGAAGCATTCGGGCGCGGCGGTCGTGGACGTCTACGCTGAGGTCGGTGAGGATCTCGTCGAGGTCTTCGTCCGGGACCGTGGCCGAGGCTTCGACCTCGACGCGATCGCCGAGGACCGCCACGGCGTCCGCGGGAGCATCCTGGAGCGGATGGGTCGGCACCACGGCACGGCCCGCATCACGTCGAATCCCGACCGTGGCACGGAAGTGAGCTTGGAGATGAAGCGATGAGTGAGCAGACCCCCGAACGCCCGACCGCGCCCGAGGCGTCCAACCGCCAGCGCCGGGTCGTGGTGGTGGACGACCACGCGATGTTCCGCAGCGGCGTCAAGCACGACATCGGCCCGTACGTGACGATCGTCGGCGAGGGCGAGGACGCCCCGACCGCCGTCGAGGCCGTGCTGCGGACCGACCCCGACGTGGTGCTGCTGGACGTGCACCTGCCCGGCGGGGGCGGCATCGAGGTCATCAAGCAGGTGCACGCCAAGAGCCCCGAGGTGAAGTTCCTGGCCGTGTCGGTCTCGGACGCCGCCGAGGACGTCATCGGCGTGATCCGCGCGGGCGCCCGCGGCTACGTCACGAAGTCGATCTCCGCCCCGGAACTGGTCGAGGCCATCGGGCGCGTCGCGGACGGGGACGCCGTGTTCAGCCCGCGGCTGGCCGGCTTCGTGCTGGACGCCTTCTCCGGCGCCATCGACATCGCCTCGATCGACGAGGACCTGGACCGGCTCTCGCAGCGCGAGCGCGAGGTGCTGCGCCTGATCGCCCGCGGCTACGCCTACAAGGAGGTGGCCAAGGAGCTGTTCATCTCGATCAAGACCGTCGAGACCCACGTGAGCAGCGTGCTGCGCAAGCTGCAGCTGTCCAACCGCCACCAGCTCACCCGCTGGGCCACCGACCGCAAGCTGGTGTAGTCACCCGGACCCGGACAGACGAGAACCCGGCCGGACGCGAGGCGTCCGGCCGGGTTCGTGCTTGTCAGATCTGCTTGGTCAGACCTTGCTTGTCAGGTCGAGCGGATCGGTCAGGCCCGACGCTTGGCGACGAAGCCCCAGATGGCCAGGACGATGAGCGCGCCGACGATCGACGTGATCAGGCCCTGGAACGAGAAGATCTCCGAGTAGTTGACGTTGAAGAGCAGGCCCCCCAGGAACCCGCCCAGGAGAGCGCCGACGATGCCCAGAGCCATGGTGGCGAGCCAGCCGCCACCCTGCGTGCCCGGCATGATCGCCTTGGCGATCGCACCGCCGATGA
Above is a window of Propioniciclava coleopterorum DNA encoding:
- a CDS encoding response regulator yields the protein MSEQTPERPTAPEASNRQRRVVVVDDHAMFRSGVKHDIGPYVTIVGEGEDAPTAVEAVLRTDPDVVLLDVHLPGGGGIEVIKQVHAKSPEVKFLAVSVSDAAEDVIGVIRAGARGYVTKSISAPELVEAIGRVADGDAVFSPRLAGFVLDAFSGAIDIASIDEDLDRLSQREREVLRLIARGYAYKEVAKELFISIKTVETHVSSVLRKLQLSNRHQLTRWATDRKLV
- a CDS encoding GlsB/YeaQ/YmgE family stress response membrane protein, whose protein sequence is MGTIIAYIVIGLIGGAIAKAIMPGTQGGGWLATMALGIVGALLGGFLGGLLFNVNYSEIFSFQGLITSIVGALIVLAIWGFVAKRRA